One Streptococcus sp. DTU_2020_1001019_1_SI_AUS_MUR_006 DNA window includes the following coding sequences:
- a CDS encoding nucleotidyltransferase family protein, whose product MNTLKNKAEILDSFRENPDMMAILTIIRDLELKDSWLAAGSVRNFIWNLLSDKPAFDRETDVDVIFFDPDVSYEDTLAIESKLREDFPQYQWELKNQVYMHQHSPHTPPYRNSCDAMSKYPERCTAIGLRLHADATLELFAPYGLEDILNFQVRPTPHFLENEDRMKLYQKRLAKKNWQEKWKNLTFKNT is encoded by the coding sequence ATGAATACATTGAAAAATAAAGCTGAAATTTTAGATTCTTTCAGAGAAAATCCTGACATGATGGCTATTCTGACTATTATCCGTGACTTGGAGTTGAAAGATTCCTGGTTGGCGGCTGGTTCGGTCCGAAATTTTATCTGGAATCTCTTGTCAGATAAGCCAGCCTTTGACCGTGAAACGGATGTGGATGTGATTTTCTTTGATCCAGATGTGAGTTATGAAGATACGCTGGCTATAGAAAGCAAGTTGAGAGAGGACTTTCCCCAGTATCAGTGGGAGCTGAAAAATCAAGTCTATATGCATCAGCATAGCCCCCACACACCTCCGTATAGAAATTCCTGTGATGCCATGAGTAAATATCCTGAACGTTGTACGGCGATAGGTCTTCGCTTGCATGCTGACGCAACTTTAGAACTCTTTGCCCCTTATGGTTTGGAGGATATTTTGAACTTTCAGGTTCGTCCAACTCCTCATTTCTTAGAAAATGAAGACCGAATGAAGCTCTATCAAAAGCGTTTAGCAAAGAAAAATTGGCAGGAGAAATGGAAAAATCTCACATTTAAAAATACTTAA
- the ruvB gene encoding Holliday junction branch migration DNA helicase RuvB, which yields MSRILDNEIMGDEELVERTLRPQYLREYIGQDKVKDQLQIFIEAAKMRDEALDHVLLFGPPGLGKTTMAFVIANELGVNLKQTSGPVIEKAGDLVAILNDLEPGDVLFIDEIHRLPMSVEEVLYSAMEDFYIDIMIGAGEGSRSVHLELPPFTLIGATTRAGMLSNPLRARFGITGHMEYYAHDDLTEIVERTADIFEMEITHEAASELALRSRGTPRIANRLLKRVRDFAQIMGDGLIDDVITDKALTMLDVDHEGLDYVDQKILRTMIEVYGGGPVGLGTLSVNIAEERETVEDMYEPYLIQKGFIMRTRSGRVATAKAYEHLGYEYIEK from the coding sequence ATGAGTAGAATTTTAGATAATGAAATCATGGGTGATGAGGAGCTGGTAGAACGTACCCTTCGTCCTCAATATTTACGTGAATATATCGGTCAAGATAAGGTCAAGGATCAGCTTCAAATCTTTATCGAAGCAGCAAAAATGCGTGATGAGGCGCTGGACCATGTTCTTTTGTTTGGCCCTCCAGGTCTCGGGAAAACAACCATGGCTTTTGTCATTGCCAATGAACTGGGAGTCAATCTCAAACAAACGTCTGGTCCCGTTATCGAAAAAGCCGGTGATCTGGTAGCGATTTTGAATGACTTGGAGCCAGGAGATGTTCTTTTTATTGATGAGATTCATCGCTTGCCTATGTCGGTGGAAGAGGTGCTTTACAGTGCTATGGAAGACTTCTACATCGACATCATGATTGGTGCGGGGGAAGGTAGTCGCAGTGTCCATCTGGAATTGCCACCTTTTACCTTGATTGGTGCGACGACACGAGCAGGAATGCTATCGAATCCACTTCGTGCACGTTTTGGGATTACTGGTCACATGGAGTATTATGCCCATGATGACTTGACAGAGATTGTCGAGCGGACGGCAGATATTTTTGAGATGGAAATCACTCATGAAGCAGCTTCGGAGTTAGCTTTACGTAGTCGTGGAACTCCTCGTATTGCCAATCGTCTCCTCAAGCGCGTGCGAGACTTTGCGCAGATTATGGGCGATGGCTTGATTGATGATGTGATTACGGATAAGGCTTTGACCATGCTGGATGTAGACCATGAAGGCTTGGACTATGTGGACCAGAAAATTCTTCGCACCATGATTGAGGTCTACGGTGGAGGTCCTGTCGGTTTAGGAACACTTTCTGTAAATATCGCCGAAGAGCGTGAGACGGTAGAGGATATGTATGAACCTTACCTGATCCAGAAGGGCTTTATCATGCGAACTCGTTCAGGACGGGTCGCGACAGCCAAGGCTTATGAACATTTGGGGTATGAATACATTGAAAAATAA
- a CDS encoding type I toxin-antitoxin system Fst family toxin, translating to MMELVLKTIIGPIVVGVVLRLVDKWLNKDK from the coding sequence ATGATGGAACTAGTACTCAAAACTATCATCGGACCAATTGTGGTCGGTGTCGTTCTTCGCTTAGTCGATAAATGGCTAAACAAGGACAAATAG
- a CDS encoding IS5 family transposase (programmed frameshift), which produces MNYEVSKPLTDARFKRLVGVQRTTFEEMLAVLKTAYQRKHAKGGRTPKLSLEDLLMATLQYMREYRTYEQIAADFGIHESNLIRRSQWVESTLIQSGFTISKTHLSAEDTVIVDATEVKINRPKKQLANYSGKKKCHAMKAQAIVTSQGRIVSLDIAVNYCHDMKLFKMSRRNIGQAGKILADSGYQGLMKMYSQAQTPRKSSKLKPLTLEDKSYNHALSKERIKVENIFAKVKTFKIFSTTYRNRRKRFGLRMNLITGIINRELGF; this is translated from the exons ATGAATTATGAAGTAAGTAAACCATTAACTGATGCACGCTTTAAACGCCTTGTTGGTGTTCAGCGCACTACTTTTGAAGAGATGTTAGCCGTATTAAAAACAGCTTATCAACGTAAACACGCAAAAGGTGGACGGACCCCTAAGTTAAGCTTAGAAGATCTCCTCATGGCTACTCTTCAATACATGCGCGAATACCGTACTTATGAACAAATTGCGGCTGATTTTGGCATTCACGAAAGCAACTTAATTCGTCGGAGTCAATGGGTTGAATCAACTCTTATTCAAAGTGGCTTTACGATTTCAAAAACTCATCTTAGTGCTGAGGATACGGTGATTGTGGATGCAACAGAGGTAAAAATAAATCGTCCTAAAAAA CAACTAGCCAATTATTCTGGTAAAAAGAAATGCCATGCTATGAAGGCTCAAGCGATTGTCACAAGCCAAGGGAGAATTGTTTCTTTGGATATTGCAGTGAACTATTGCCACGATATGAAATTGTTCAAAATGAGTCGCAGAAATATCGGACAAGCTGGTAAAATCTTGGCTGACAGTGGTTATCAAGGACTCATGAAGATGTATTCACAAGCGCAAACTCCGAGGAAATCAAGCAAACTTAAGCCACTAACTCTTGAAGATAAATCCTATAACCATGCGCTATCTAAAGAGAGAATCAAGGTTGAGAATATTTTTGCCAAAGTAAAAACGTTTAAAATATTTTCAACAACCTATCGAAATCGACGCAAACGGTTTGGATTACGAATGAATTTGATTACTGGCATTATCAATCGTGAACTAGGATTCTAG
- a CDS encoding type II toxin-antitoxin system RelE/ParE family toxin: MAYKVILSKEVEQAIENIHEYIATVLLAPQSAKNTVVKILDGLKSLEVFPEAGFDADEKIGVKINSKFPTRGKIIDQYVLLYFIDQTQKTVFLSHLFHTKSDYVTLLQKDNKKSSKS, translated from the coding sequence ATGGCTTATAAAGTGATTCTTTCAAAAGAAGTTGAACAAGCTATCGAAAATATACACGAATATATAGCTACGGTACTTTTAGCCCCTCAATCTGCGAAAAATACTGTAGTAAAAATTTTAGACGGCTTAAAAAGTCTAGAAGTCTTTCCTGAGGCTGGTTTTGATGCAGATGAGAAAATCGGTGTAAAGATTAATAGTAAGTTTCCTACACGAGGAAAAATTATAGATCAATACGTTTTGCTTTACTTTATTGATCAGACACAAAAGACTGTTTTTCTCTCCCATTTATTTCATACCAAGAGTGACTATGTTACCTTACTACAAAAAGATAATAAAAAAAGTTCAAAATCTTAA
- a CDS encoding type II toxin-antitoxin system RelB/DinJ family antitoxin yields the protein MAISVSKQYNFKLNEATMEQARNIIKEKGMTMTDAISLFVEQIVLEQDLPIKTAEDLHREQLIAELQAQSERALREYEAGEGTSLDNVRARYGL from the coding sequence ATGGCTATAAGCGTATCGAAACAATACAATTTCAAACTAAATGAAGCTACTATGGAGCAAGCTAGAAATATTATCAAGGAAAAGGGCATGACAATGACAGATGCTATTTCTTTATTTGTAGAGCAAATAGTTCTAGAACAAGATTTGCCTATTAAGACGGCCGAAGATTTGCATAGAGAGCAGTTAATTGCTGAACTACAAGCCCAATCTGAACGTGCCTTGAGAGAATATGAGGCAGGTGAAGGAACTTCCCTAGACAATGTGAGGGCACGCTATGGCTTATAA
- a CDS encoding GNAT family N-acetyltransferase, producing MIKITKETSVSLDYVLHLYQAVGWTNYTNQPQMLSQALSHSLATYLARDGEEVVGLVRLIGDGFSSVFVQDLIVLPTYQRQGIGSTLMKQALSDYKDTYQIQLATEQTEKNLGFYRSLGFETLSSFQCTGMILVDRENLK from the coding sequence ATGATTAAGATAACAAAAGAAACATCTGTTTCACTTGATTACGTTTTGCATCTCTACCAGGCAGTTGGTTGGACAAATTATACCAATCAGCCCCAAATGTTGTCCCAGGCTTTGTCTCATTCGCTAGCGACTTATCTTGCCCGTGATGGTGAGGAAGTCGTTGGTCTAGTTCGCTTGATTGGAGACGGTTTTTCTTCGGTTTTTGTCCAGGATTTGATCGTCTTGCCTACCTATCAGCGTCAAGGAATTGGCAGCACCTTGATGAAGCAGGCTTTATCCGATTATAAGGATACCTACCAAATCCAACTAGCGACAGAACAAACAGAAAAAAACTTGGGATTTTATCGTTCTCTGGGGTTTGAAACCTTATCTAGTTTCCAGTGTACGGGCATGATTTTGGTGGACCGAGAAAATTTAAAATAA
- a CDS encoding GNAT family protein: MPVNEYGQMIGEPVDDTPGVLPSLVRIEGQYTIIEALSVEKHAEDLLAVYGPDSPRDMWTYLFQPPVENLEELIVALKQMIERKDRFYYAIIDKVTEKALGTFSLMRIDQVNRTIEVGAVTFSPALKQTRMGTEAHYLLARYVFEELNYRRYEWKCDALNLPSRKAAERLGFVYEGTFRQAVIYKGRTRDTDWMSMIDKDWPKVKARFESWLRSENFDENGQQLKSLREC, translated from the coding sequence ATGCCAGTAAATGAATATGGTCAGATGATTGGTGAACCTGTAGACGATACACCTGGAGTTTTACCATCGCTTGTACGGATAGAGGGACAGTATACGATTATCGAAGCTCTGTCAGTGGAAAAGCATGCGGAGGATTTGCTGGCTGTTTATGGTCCAGATAGTCCTCGTGATATGTGGACCTATCTCTTTCAACCACCAGTAGAAAATCTTGAAGAATTAATCGTTGCTTTAAAGCAGATGATTGAGCGCAAGGATCGCTTCTATTATGCGATTATCGATAAAGTGACTGAAAAGGCGCTGGGGACTTTTTCTCTCATGCGTATTGACCAAGTCAATCGCACCATTGAAGTTGGCGCGGTGACCTTTTCTCCTGCTCTCAAACAGACCAGGATGGGAACAGAAGCCCACTATTTGCTTGCTCGTTATGTTTTTGAAGAGCTCAACTATCGCCGTTATGAGTGGAAATGTGATGCACTAAATCTACCTTCTAGAAAAGCAGCAGAACGTTTGGGCTTTGTCTACGAAGGCACTTTCCGTCAAGCTGTTATTTATAAAGGGCGTACTAGGGATACGGACTGGATGTCTATGATTGATAAGGACTGGCCAAAGGTCAAAGCTCGTTTTGAATCGTGGTTGCGTTCGGAAAATTTTGATGAAAATGGGCAACAGTTGAAATCCCTTAGAGAATGTTAG